The following proteins come from a genomic window of Anabas testudineus chromosome 3, fAnaTes1.2, whole genome shotgun sequence:
- the LOC113174347 gene encoding uncharacterized protein LOC113174347 isoform X1, translating to MVSSCIVPSCKRRRRTGLSYYRFPVKDAERCKLWLRAVNNPKYDEDTAVDCLKNHRVCSLHFKPEDFERHLVWEAMGGDGVRKLRPTAVPSLNLDHGETSTCVEQEKVPSKAAQASSSVASAPSLLPWASVLTSGQSTSSQSSLGVRCTGVDTTSSYPSHPVSIPSGAPSTSSQSPPPAEISERVYSVSSKTIHQETEISSGTESKSDDTTNLSQSKTIVNDSCLMELFKKCQTCGQTIIKKKVSQCGAQKKVRWSCLGGHRGIWMSSPYLWEAFPEIHLLTTLSILFSGGAFTHFKKWAKHLHLNFMGNKTFFEIQKAYLNPDVKQINRTELEVHQQPEGTFIQITDDGRCVSSGLVSKRNEQYPLKKIKSKLARREKGPLSSQSREKQQQQDDVEHLRKTARGASEVECLQDSFEEMEVTIEEDEDDEGNSVKNRVAELKSDVENVTETSERRAAGADDNCPEDVQVPVIPQRSSTSELLLECEEEELEPWQKRTSQVDPKDEDDDVGELTNEETDLKSEPPTPPRNAANTSPPGQKTETKQPVVFSSQGFIVASPQLTSNTKFVGSPQTQCTPRSSFTIVPGEESHCSHSNT from the exons ATGGTGTCCAGCTGTATCGTACCGAGCTGTAAGAGAAGGCGCCGGACTGGACTGAGTTATTACCGGTTTCCAGTGAAGGATGCTGAGCGCTGTAAACTGTGGCTGAGAGCTGTAAACAATCCGAAATATGACGAGGACACTGCGGTGGACTGTCTGAAAAACCACCGAGTGTGCAGTCTCCATTTCAAACCGGAGGACTTTGAACGACATTTAGTTTGGGAGGCGATGGGGGGCGACGGGGTGAGGAAATTACGACCCACCGCGGTTCCCTCCCTCAATCTAGACCACGGAGAAACTTCTACCTGCGTTGAACAG gaAAAGGTTCCTAGCAAAGCTGCTCAAGCCTCTTCCTCTGTGGCCTCAGCTCCCAGCTTGTTGCCTTGGGCCTCTGTATTGACTTCA GGTCAAAGCACATCATCGCAGTCTTCCTTGGGTGTTCGGTGCACTGGTGTGGATACAACATCCTCATATCCCTCCCATCCAGTTTCT ATTCCCTCAGGAGCCCCGAGCACCTCATCCCAGTCCCCTCCACCAGCTGAAATCAGTGAAAGAGTGTACAGTGTATCGTCTAAGACCATCCACCAAGAGACCGAAATAAGCTCAGGAACTGAATCAAAATCAGATGACACCACAAACTTAAGTCAATCGAAGACTATTGTGAATGATAGCTGTTTGATGGAGCTGTTCAAGAAGTGTCAGACATGTGGTCAGACCATAATTAAAAAGAAGGTGTCTCAGTGTGGAGCACAGAAGAAGGTCAGGTGGAGCTGCCTTGGTGGACACAGGGGCATATGGATGTCATCACCCTACCTTTGGGAGGCATTTCCCGAAATCCACCTTCTTACAACTCTTTCCATTCTTTTTTCTGGAGGCGCtttcacacactttaaaaaatgGGCCAAACATCTGCACCTGAATTTCATGGGgaataaaaccttttttgaaATCCAAAAAGCATACCTCAACCCAGATGTGAAACAGATAAATAGGACTGAGCTGGAAGTCCACCAACAGCCTGAAGGAACTTTTATTCAGATTACAGATGATGGTCGCTGTGTTTCTTCTGGACTCGTATCAAAAAGGAATGAACAGT ATCCTCTGAAGAAAATCAAGTCCAAATTAGCGAGACGAGAGAAGGGACCTCTGTCGTCACAGTCAAG agaaaaacagcagcagcaagatgATGTTGAACATCTGAGGAAAACTGCACGTGGGGCTTCAGAGGTGGAGTGTCTCCAGGACAG ttttgagGAGATGGAGGTCACtattgaagaggatgaagacgATGAAGGCAACAGTGTGAAAAACAGAGT AGCTGAATTGAAAAGTGATGtggaaaatgtcacagaaacatCAGAACGGAGAGCTGCAGGTGCAGATGACAACTGTCCTGAAGATGTCCAAGTACCAGTAATTCCTCAGAG GTCCTCAACATCTGAGCTTCTACTCGaatgtgaggaggaggagctggagccgTGGCAGAAACGAACTTCACAAGTTGACCCgaaggatgaagatgatgatgttggAGAGTTAA CTAATGAAGAAACCGATTTGAAGTCAGAACCTCCAACTCCTCCGAGAAATGCAGCGAATACGTCGCCACCtgggcagaaaacagaaaccaaacaaCCTGTTGTCTTCAGCAGCCAA GGATTCATTGTGGCTTCTCCACAATTAACAAGCAACACCAAGTTTGTCGGCTCCCCCCAGACACAGTGTACTCCCAGGAGTTCATTCACAATAGTACCAGGTGAAG AAAGTCATTGCAGCCATAGTAACACCTGA
- the LOC113174347 gene encoding uncharacterized protein LOC113174347 isoform X4, with the protein MVSSCIVPSCKRRRRTGLSYYRFPVKDAERCKLWLRAVNNPKYDEDTAVDCLKNHRVCSLHFKPEDFERHLVWEAMGGDGVRKLRPTAVPSLNLDHGETSTCVEQEKVPSKAAQASSSVASAPSLLPWASVLTSGQSTSSQSSLGVRCTGVDTTSSYPSHPVSIPSGAPSTSSQSPPPAEISERVYSVSSKTIHQETEISSGTESKSDDTTNLSQSKTIVNDSCLMELFKKCQTCGQTIIKKKVSQCGAQKKVRWSCLGGHRGIWMSSPYLWEAFPEIHLLTTLSILFSGGAFTHFKKWAKHLHLNFMGNKTFFEIQKAYLNPDVKQINRTELEVHQQPEGTFIQITDDGRCVSSGLVSKRNEQYPLKKIKSKLARREKGPLSSQSREKQQQQDDVEHLRKTARGASEVECLQDSFEEMEVTIEEDEDDEGNSVKNRVAELKSDVENVTETSERRAAGADDNCPEDVQVPVIPQRSSTSELLLECEEEELEPWQKRTSQVDPKDEDDDVGELTNEETDLKSEPPTPPRNAANTSPPGQKTETKQPVVFSSQV; encoded by the exons ATGGTGTCCAGCTGTATCGTACCGAGCTGTAAGAGAAGGCGCCGGACTGGACTGAGTTATTACCGGTTTCCAGTGAAGGATGCTGAGCGCTGTAAACTGTGGCTGAGAGCTGTAAACAATCCGAAATATGACGAGGACACTGCGGTGGACTGTCTGAAAAACCACCGAGTGTGCAGTCTCCATTTCAAACCGGAGGACTTTGAACGACATTTAGTTTGGGAGGCGATGGGGGGCGACGGGGTGAGGAAATTACGACCCACCGCGGTTCCCTCCCTCAATCTAGACCACGGAGAAACTTCTACCTGCGTTGAACAG gaAAAGGTTCCTAGCAAAGCTGCTCAAGCCTCTTCCTCTGTGGCCTCAGCTCCCAGCTTGTTGCCTTGGGCCTCTGTATTGACTTCA GGTCAAAGCACATCATCGCAGTCTTCCTTGGGTGTTCGGTGCACTGGTGTGGATACAACATCCTCATATCCCTCCCATCCAGTTTCT ATTCCCTCAGGAGCCCCGAGCACCTCATCCCAGTCCCCTCCACCAGCTGAAATCAGTGAAAGAGTGTACAGTGTATCGTCTAAGACCATCCACCAAGAGACCGAAATAAGCTCAGGAACTGAATCAAAATCAGATGACACCACAAACTTAAGTCAATCGAAGACTATTGTGAATGATAGCTGTTTGATGGAGCTGTTCAAGAAGTGTCAGACATGTGGTCAGACCATAATTAAAAAGAAGGTGTCTCAGTGTGGAGCACAGAAGAAGGTCAGGTGGAGCTGCCTTGGTGGACACAGGGGCATATGGATGTCATCACCCTACCTTTGGGAGGCATTTCCCGAAATCCACCTTCTTACAACTCTTTCCATTCTTTTTTCTGGAGGCGCtttcacacactttaaaaaatgGGCCAAACATCTGCACCTGAATTTCATGGGgaataaaaccttttttgaaATCCAAAAAGCATACCTCAACCCAGATGTGAAACAGATAAATAGGACTGAGCTGGAAGTCCACCAACAGCCTGAAGGAACTTTTATTCAGATTACAGATGATGGTCGCTGTGTTTCTTCTGGACTCGTATCAAAAAGGAATGAACAGT ATCCTCTGAAGAAAATCAAGTCCAAATTAGCGAGACGAGAGAAGGGACCTCTGTCGTCACAGTCAAG agaaaaacagcagcagcaagatgATGTTGAACATCTGAGGAAAACTGCACGTGGGGCTTCAGAGGTGGAGTGTCTCCAGGACAG ttttgagGAGATGGAGGTCACtattgaagaggatgaagacgATGAAGGCAACAGTGTGAAAAACAGAGT AGCTGAATTGAAAAGTGATGtggaaaatgtcacagaaacatCAGAACGGAGAGCTGCAGGTGCAGATGACAACTGTCCTGAAGATGTCCAAGTACCAGTAATTCCTCAGAG GTCCTCAACATCTGAGCTTCTACTCGaatgtgaggaggaggagctggagccgTGGCAGAAACGAACTTCACAAGTTGACCCgaaggatgaagatgatgatgttggAGAGTTAA CTAATGAAGAAACCGATTTGAAGTCAGAACCTCCAACTCCTCCGAGAAATGCAGCGAATACGTCGCCACCtgggcagaaaacagaaaccaaacaaCCTGTTGTCTTCAGCAGCCAAGTATGA
- the LOC113174347 gene encoding uncharacterized protein LOC113174347 isoform X2, whose protein sequence is MVSSCIVPSCKRRRRTGLSYYRFPVKDAERCKLWLRAVNNPKYDEDTAVDCLKNHRVCSLHFKPEDFERHLVWEAMGGDGVRKLRPTAVPSLNLDHGETSTCVEQEKVPSKAAQASSSVASAPSLLPWASVLTSGQSTSSQSSLGVRCTGVDTTSSYPSHPVSIPSGAPSTSSQSPPPAEISERVYSVSSKTIHQETEISSGTESKSDDTTNLSQSKTIVNDSCLMELFKKCQTCGQTIIKKKVSQCGAQKKVRWSCLGGHRGIWMSSPYLWEAFPEIHLLTTLSILFSGGAFTHFKKWAKHLHLNFMGNKTFFEIQKAYLNPDVKQINRTELEVHQQPEGTFIQITDDGRCVSSGLVSKRNEQYPLKKIKSKLARREKGPLSSQSREKQQQQDDVEHLRKTARGASEVECLQDSFEEMEVTIEEDEDDEGNSVKNRVAELKSDVENVTETSERRAAGADDNCPEDVQVPVIPQRSSTSELLLECEEEELEPWQKRTSQVDPKDEDDDVGELKTDLKSEPPTPPRNAANTSPPGQKTETKQPVVFSSQGFIVASPQLTSNTKFVGSPQTQCTPRSSFTIVPGEESHCSHSNT, encoded by the exons ATGGTGTCCAGCTGTATCGTACCGAGCTGTAAGAGAAGGCGCCGGACTGGACTGAGTTATTACCGGTTTCCAGTGAAGGATGCTGAGCGCTGTAAACTGTGGCTGAGAGCTGTAAACAATCCGAAATATGACGAGGACACTGCGGTGGACTGTCTGAAAAACCACCGAGTGTGCAGTCTCCATTTCAAACCGGAGGACTTTGAACGACATTTAGTTTGGGAGGCGATGGGGGGCGACGGGGTGAGGAAATTACGACCCACCGCGGTTCCCTCCCTCAATCTAGACCACGGAGAAACTTCTACCTGCGTTGAACAG gaAAAGGTTCCTAGCAAAGCTGCTCAAGCCTCTTCCTCTGTGGCCTCAGCTCCCAGCTTGTTGCCTTGGGCCTCTGTATTGACTTCA GGTCAAAGCACATCATCGCAGTCTTCCTTGGGTGTTCGGTGCACTGGTGTGGATACAACATCCTCATATCCCTCCCATCCAGTTTCT ATTCCCTCAGGAGCCCCGAGCACCTCATCCCAGTCCCCTCCACCAGCTGAAATCAGTGAAAGAGTGTACAGTGTATCGTCTAAGACCATCCACCAAGAGACCGAAATAAGCTCAGGAACTGAATCAAAATCAGATGACACCACAAACTTAAGTCAATCGAAGACTATTGTGAATGATAGCTGTTTGATGGAGCTGTTCAAGAAGTGTCAGACATGTGGTCAGACCATAATTAAAAAGAAGGTGTCTCAGTGTGGAGCACAGAAGAAGGTCAGGTGGAGCTGCCTTGGTGGACACAGGGGCATATGGATGTCATCACCCTACCTTTGGGAGGCATTTCCCGAAATCCACCTTCTTACAACTCTTTCCATTCTTTTTTCTGGAGGCGCtttcacacactttaaaaaatgGGCCAAACATCTGCACCTGAATTTCATGGGgaataaaaccttttttgaaATCCAAAAAGCATACCTCAACCCAGATGTGAAACAGATAAATAGGACTGAGCTGGAAGTCCACCAACAGCCTGAAGGAACTTTTATTCAGATTACAGATGATGGTCGCTGTGTTTCTTCTGGACTCGTATCAAAAAGGAATGAACAGT ATCCTCTGAAGAAAATCAAGTCCAAATTAGCGAGACGAGAGAAGGGACCTCTGTCGTCACAGTCAAG agaaaaacagcagcagcaagatgATGTTGAACATCTGAGGAAAACTGCACGTGGGGCTTCAGAGGTGGAGTGTCTCCAGGACAG ttttgagGAGATGGAGGTCACtattgaagaggatgaagacgATGAAGGCAACAGTGTGAAAAACAGAGT AGCTGAATTGAAAAGTGATGtggaaaatgtcacagaaacatCAGAACGGAGAGCTGCAGGTGCAGATGACAACTGTCCTGAAGATGTCCAAGTACCAGTAATTCCTCAGAG GTCCTCAACATCTGAGCTTCTACTCGaatgtgaggaggaggagctggagccgTGGCAGAAACGAACTTCACAAGTTGACCCgaaggatgaagatgatgatgttggAGAGTTAA AAACCGATTTGAAGTCAGAACCTCCAACTCCTCCGAGAAATGCAGCGAATACGTCGCCACCtgggcagaaaacagaaaccaaacaaCCTGTTGTCTTCAGCAGCCAA GGATTCATTGTGGCTTCTCCACAATTAACAAGCAACACCAAGTTTGTCGGCTCCCCCCAGACACAGTGTACTCCCAGGAGTTCATTCACAATAGTACCAGGTGAAG AAAGTCATTGCAGCCATAGTAACACCTGA
- the LOC113174347 gene encoding uncharacterized protein LOC113174347 isoform X3 produces the protein MVSSCIVPSCKRRRRTGLSYYRFPVKDAERCKLWLRAVNNPKYDEDTAVDCLKNHRVCSLHFKPEDFERHLVWEAMGGDGVRKLRPTAVPSLNLDHGETSTCVEQEKVPSKAAQASSSVASAPSLLPWASVLTSGQSTSSQSSLGVRCTGVDTTSSYPSHPVSIPSGAPSTSSQSPPPAEISERVYSVSSKTIHQETEISSGTESKSDDTTNLSQSKTIVNDSCLMELFKKCQTCGQTIIKKKVSQCGAQKKVRWSCLGGHRGIWMSSPYLWEAFPEIHLLTTLSILFSGGAFTHFKKWAKHLHLNFMGNKTFFEIQKAYLNPDVKQINRTELEVHQQPEGTFIQITDDGRCVSSGLVSKRNEQYPLKKIKSKLARREKGPLSSQSREKQQQQDDVEHLRKTARGASEVECLQDSFEEMEVTIEEDEDDEGNSVKNRVSSTSELLLECEEEELEPWQKRTSQVDPKDEDDDVGELTNEETDLKSEPPTPPRNAANTSPPGQKTETKQPVVFSSQGFIVASPQLTSNTKFVGSPQTQCTPRSSFTIVPGEESHCSHSNT, from the exons ATGGTGTCCAGCTGTATCGTACCGAGCTGTAAGAGAAGGCGCCGGACTGGACTGAGTTATTACCGGTTTCCAGTGAAGGATGCTGAGCGCTGTAAACTGTGGCTGAGAGCTGTAAACAATCCGAAATATGACGAGGACACTGCGGTGGACTGTCTGAAAAACCACCGAGTGTGCAGTCTCCATTTCAAACCGGAGGACTTTGAACGACATTTAGTTTGGGAGGCGATGGGGGGCGACGGGGTGAGGAAATTACGACCCACCGCGGTTCCCTCCCTCAATCTAGACCACGGAGAAACTTCTACCTGCGTTGAACAG gaAAAGGTTCCTAGCAAAGCTGCTCAAGCCTCTTCCTCTGTGGCCTCAGCTCCCAGCTTGTTGCCTTGGGCCTCTGTATTGACTTCA GGTCAAAGCACATCATCGCAGTCTTCCTTGGGTGTTCGGTGCACTGGTGTGGATACAACATCCTCATATCCCTCCCATCCAGTTTCT ATTCCCTCAGGAGCCCCGAGCACCTCATCCCAGTCCCCTCCACCAGCTGAAATCAGTGAAAGAGTGTACAGTGTATCGTCTAAGACCATCCACCAAGAGACCGAAATAAGCTCAGGAACTGAATCAAAATCAGATGACACCACAAACTTAAGTCAATCGAAGACTATTGTGAATGATAGCTGTTTGATGGAGCTGTTCAAGAAGTGTCAGACATGTGGTCAGACCATAATTAAAAAGAAGGTGTCTCAGTGTGGAGCACAGAAGAAGGTCAGGTGGAGCTGCCTTGGTGGACACAGGGGCATATGGATGTCATCACCCTACCTTTGGGAGGCATTTCCCGAAATCCACCTTCTTACAACTCTTTCCATTCTTTTTTCTGGAGGCGCtttcacacactttaaaaaatgGGCCAAACATCTGCACCTGAATTTCATGGGgaataaaaccttttttgaaATCCAAAAAGCATACCTCAACCCAGATGTGAAACAGATAAATAGGACTGAGCTGGAAGTCCACCAACAGCCTGAAGGAACTTTTATTCAGATTACAGATGATGGTCGCTGTGTTTCTTCTGGACTCGTATCAAAAAGGAATGAACAGT ATCCTCTGAAGAAAATCAAGTCCAAATTAGCGAGACGAGAGAAGGGACCTCTGTCGTCACAGTCAAG agaaaaacagcagcagcaagatgATGTTGAACATCTGAGGAAAACTGCACGTGGGGCTTCAGAGGTGGAGTGTCTCCAGGACAG ttttgagGAGATGGAGGTCACtattgaagaggatgaagacgATGAAGGCAACAGTGTGAAAAACAGAGT GTCCTCAACATCTGAGCTTCTACTCGaatgtgaggaggaggagctggagccgTGGCAGAAACGAACTTCACAAGTTGACCCgaaggatgaagatgatgatgttggAGAGTTAA CTAATGAAGAAACCGATTTGAAGTCAGAACCTCCAACTCCTCCGAGAAATGCAGCGAATACGTCGCCACCtgggcagaaaacagaaaccaaacaaCCTGTTGTCTTCAGCAGCCAA GGATTCATTGTGGCTTCTCCACAATTAACAAGCAACACCAAGTTTGTCGGCTCCCCCCAGACACAGTGTACTCCCAGGAGTTCATTCACAATAGTACCAGGTGAAG AAAGTCATTGCAGCCATAGTAACACCTGA